A single genomic interval of Hydractinia symbiolongicarpus strain clone_291-10 chromosome 8, HSymV2.1, whole genome shotgun sequence harbors:
- the LOC130656086 gene encoding neuropeptide Y receptor type 6-like, producing the protein MDGTPTPTNSTKTEYPEIPLGNFIGIAVAVFAVIGVFANMLVLVVLSISQRKRFSPYRYLISHLASADLINSIINLVYVPLELRSHHWIYGEHSCKIVYPAITFCTNLAVGTILIISLERSRGVLMPHLSSWKAKDIWTALAAVWIFGFILVLPNIITLKVTSYKNLEYCNEIWDNSDHKKLYGLTFFFLAFFIPLLAIIIMHVAIMYRLNRTKLQPANISQWQVRTNARIMRVLTSIIIAFFITVSPNKILYFVWDVAPSLEMDKDSNVRYIVRLFIFLFYSRVTIDPLLYCFFDTRFKKDLQNTSKTIRGLSFVDSDMSRARARTISLNRPSSVGLRSRANSYLNGEAGNSLEYNNRLCQSSEIISKLASVPENGHINECGAAERPRSDSNATVARSSMCGSSSPLVNPAYMTDTLSKQG; encoded by the coding sequence ATGGACGGGACACCAACACCAACGAACTCAACGAAAACGGAATATCCGGAAATTCCACTGGGGAATTTCATAGGCATAGCAGTAGCTGTCTTCGCAGTGATCGGCGTGTTTGCAAACATGTTGGTCCTGGTCGTTTTATCGATTTCACAAAGAAAACGTTTCTCACCGTACAGATACTTAATATCTCATCTAGCCTCAGCTGATCTTATCAATTCGATAATCAATTTAGTGTACGTTCCGCTCGAACTACGTAGCCATCATTGGATTTACGGGGAACACAGTTGCAAGATCGTTTACCCCGCTATTACGTTTTGCACGAACTTAGCTGTAGGAACAATTTTAATAATCTCCCTAGAACGCTCTCGAGGCGTTTTAATGCCTCACTTATCTTCGTGGAAAGCGAAGGATATTTGGACCGCATTGGCTGCAGTATGGATATTTGGGTTTATTTTGGTCTTGCCTAACATAATCACGCTTAAAGTGACGTCCTACAAAAACTTAGAATACTGCAATGAGATCTGGGATAACTCCGACCACAAGAAGTTATACGGTCTAACTTTCTTTTTCCTGGCATTTTTTATCCCTCTGCTAGCAATTATTATCATGCACGTTGCAATTATGTATCGATTAAACCGTACAAAATTACAACCGGCAAACATTAGCCAATGGCAAGTTCGTACAAACGCAAGAATAATGCGAGTCTTAACATCCATAATCATCGCTTTCTTTATCACTGTTTCTCCGAATAAAATCCTTTACTTCGTATGGGATGTCGCACCAAGTTTAGAAATGGATAAAGATAGCAACGTAAGATATATCGTAAGATTGTTTATATTCCTCTTTTATTCAAGAGTTACTATTGATCCTTTGTTGTACTGTTTCTTCGATACGCGATTTAAAAAAGACTTACAGAACACATCAAAAACGATACGTGGTTTGAGCTTCGTGGACAGTGACATGTCTCGCGCACGAGCTAGAACTATCAGTTTAAACAGGCCCTCTTCTGTTGGTTTACGGTCCCGAGCGAACAGTTACTTAAATGGAGAAGCAGGGAACAGCTTGGAATACAATAACAGATTATGCCAATCCTCGGAGATCATTTCCAAGTTAGCAAGTGTACCAGAAAACGGTCATATAAATGAATGTGGTGCAGCTGAAAGACCGCGCTCTGATAGCAACGCAACGGTCGCACGATCGAGTATGTGCGGGAGTAGCTCGCCACTGGTAAATCCAGCCTATATGACTGACACTTTAAGTAAACAAGGCTGA